The sequence below is a genomic window from Lycium ferocissimum isolate CSIRO_LF1 chromosome 9, AGI_CSIRO_Lferr_CH_V1, whole genome shotgun sequence.
TTGAGGACCCGTATTGCCGGCATGATCTGACCTAGTAGTCCCAGCTGTTCGATGACTCTCCATCGGATGATATTAGCCGAGCTACCAAGATCAATTAGCACACGTTTAATTCTAAACTTATTGACAAGGACAGATATTACCAGTGCGTCATTATGCGGCTGGGCGATGCCTTCCATGTCCTCGTCATTGAATGTGATGGGGCCATCGGGGTCATCGTTCCGGATACGCTTTTCCCTCATTATGAAAATTTTTGTGCGTTTTATAACAGTGAATAGGGAATGTCGGTTCCTCCCGCTGATCATGTGTATCACGGTTAAGGCTCTTCCGGCCTATGTTGCTTGTTGGAGTCCAGGTTTTTGAAATGGGTTTTTGCTCGTTCACTTAGGAATTCTCGAAGATGTCCTAAATTGAACAGACGGGTGACCTCCTCTCTCAGCTGCCGACAATCCTCGGTTCGATGGCTGTGAGTATGATGATACTTACAAATAAGACTTTTATCCCGCTTCTCTGGATCAGATTGGATTGGCCTCGGATGTCTTGTTTCTTTGTTTCGGATAACGGCAGCCGCGATGGTTGCTACATCGACACAAAAGTTGTACTCGGATAACCTTGGAGTTTCTCTGTTTCCCGGGGCTCTATCGACAGCATTTCTGTTTATCAAACCATGGCTATTTTGGCCTCGATCATTCCTCACCTCATTCTTTTTTATTCGGCCATTGCGCCGTTCCCCTTTCGATCGAGTGGGTAAGGCCCCACGGTACCTATCATATGATGATGCGGAATCCCGATCTACCACTCTCGCTCGAGCGATCACTCCCTTCTTACGGAATGCCGTGATCTTTGGCGGCCCTCGAATCTTATCATCTTCGACCACGATCTTCGGCGATGCACATTGTGTACATCGGCCCGAGCAATCGCCGAGTATCTATCGAGGTTTTGTTTTAGCTCCGTAGATGTGATCGAGCTCCTCCAAATTAAGCCCACGGGTGAAAAGCTTCGAACGGCCCAATCGTCGATGGCCGGAGGTAAGTCCATGCGCTCCATTTGAAATCGAGCCACAAACTCGCGGAGGGTCTCGTCATCTCGTTGCTTATCGTTGAACAAGTCTTATTTTCGAGTTTCGACCTTGATGGCCCCGACATGGGCCTTAACGAAAGCATCAGCGAGCATGGCAAATGAATCAATCGAGTGCTCGGGAAAGTTATGATACCAAATCATAGCCCCAGCTTGAGCGTAGTCTCCCCAAATTTCTTAAGTAAGCAACGATTCCCTTTCGTCGTCGGCGAGATCATTGCCATAATAGTGCGCGTATCTGTGATCGCGCGTTTCATTTGGTAGCCGTTGTCCTATTGTACTTTGGGATATCGGGCATGCAAAATCTCTTGGGGATTTTCATCGGTGCCGTACTCGGCGGAAATGGCATTtgaacaaatttttttaaatccgGTCCCTTCAACACTGGTGGGGCCCTCAGAATCTGATCGACCCTTGAGTTGTAGTTCTCCACCTTCTTGTCGTTCGCCTCTATCTTCTTTTCACCGGACTCAACCCGTTTAGTTAATTCTTCGAGCATTCTTATCAATTCGCTGCTTTGCCCGGGGTGGTTCTCGTTACCCCGTGGGACGCGTCTTTTCTCGCGTCACGGGTGCAATTCGACGAGGCAATATCGGGTGCACGACCCGGTTTGCGGTGTGCTATGATCCATTTAAGCTCGCGCGCACGCTGTAGCCATGTCTATCGGTTTTGAGCTATCGCGTGACTCCATTATTCTCGCCAACCGGTATGTTATCCACCGATGATCCGACTTGAACAGGATTAACGGGGGGCACGTTGTTGTTTAGTACGTCCCCGTCGTCGTGGTCGTGATGGCTTGGTTCCACTTGGAAGTTAACAGAATGAGAATCCGACATTCTGGTATACCTGAAATCAAACCTTAAAGAACAAGTGAAGAATATCAAGTGTAACCAGAATGTTGTATTGAATCGCCACTACTATCTagggccccacggtgggcgccaaactgtttaaccttaaaatggagaacaattaaatttatgcgTGATGCCAAAGATATGTAGCTAAGTTCAATTTGATATTAGATTACAAGGGAAACCAATAAGTGAATAAGGAAGCAAATCTGACCAGATGTTAATTAAGTCCGACCTCGGGTATGGAAACCGAGGTCGATACCCTATGCTGAGTACGTATATGATGGATAATGGAAATGAACTCAAGACAAAAATGGAGGTGAATGCAAGTAATTCTTTTGCTTTTGATAtgaactctttctttctttctgttgTCAACCCCCTTACAATGGATGAGAAGCTCCTCTTTATGTAGTAGAGGAGTCCTAATCCTAATACAATTCTAAAGCAAAGGAAAGAAATCGAGTGACACAATAGCGTCGAGATCATCGCCGAAATATCCGTCGAggcggatatttcggtcttctTCTTATGGCGATTAACCGCCCTTCCTACAACGCCTGGTCCCCAATCCGAATTCGACGCCTCCTTCTCGATGACCTAGTCGGGTCGTACCCGAGCATAACCATGACATCGGGAAACCGAGCATGTCCATATCCTCGATTTTACCCGTATacacctaccttattaatcgcataAAAATAAGTcgattctatataaaatattaaagtttcGAGGTCCAAGATGATTAATGgtaaagtacgttaaaaagtcaAGAAAGAGGagttaaccaaaagaaaaaacaaaaacaaaaaggggaCTTAAAGCGCGAGAATTTACGCGCTAAAGGAGTTGACGTTCTGTAGTTCTGATTAACtcatttactgcgctaaagatacttatgtcaccttttttttttgttaggtATTTTGGTTTAAAAGATCTTTTTTGGGCTCATTTTGGTTCTGGACTCATCTTGGAAACTCTCAAGTGGACCCCTGGTGGGCGCTCGACTTGTATTAATCAGAGTGCATttatattttctctctctttccaaaaTACAAAAGTAGTTTGTTCATATCCATTCCCCCCACTAAATGAATATTCCTTTAAATCTTATTAAAAGGTTGTTAATTATCTTgtgattaaaaaatatattatcttAGTAATCAAAATGGACCTCTCTAAGAACATGAGGCCctataattttcctttttttccttaaaaagcGACCCTAATTCAGGGGAAATGGGTCACTTAACGTCATGCATACCTCTCCTCAATACAATTAAGTGAAAGTTTTAGAGGGCAATTAGAATAAGataaagattatttttggatgcTTGAACTAAAAGTGCTTAATTAATTAGTCTTTGATTACGACTAAACCACTTAGGTTTTAGTTGCTAGTGTTTCTTTTGGAGCATAATGGCATAAATAAACTTTCTCATGAGTCGACAAAAGGAGATGAACTGAATCAGCAATTGATAGTGCGacatatttaattaattggATTGATTAACTTAAAAaagatatttaatttaaaagaactaagtggaaagcTTTCCACCATCGCAGCATGGGGTTCCAAGATAGATTAGCTTCAAAAGAAGAGTAAAAATAGTGCATGACAGAGGATATCATAGAgaaaatgtaagtgaaaaattattggagaataagatTCAAATTCAAACAATAGAAGTATAGAACTTCTAATTCTAATTTTGCAAACATGTagtatattaaattttaaatattgtgTCAAGACAATAACTAGCAATCAtttgaaaaagggaaaagggtcaaaaatatccctctactttggaaaaagggctaaaaatatcctccgaacttattttgggtcaaaaatacccctcccatccttaaagttttcaaatatatccctgtcTTCGacaaattatcccccaaaataacacATCTTAAATCCCGCTCCATTTAAATTCCGACCCATCTAAattaataacccataagatccccttattcccccaatatgtaggtttgaagtttgagggaattgggggaatagatcttatgggttattatttagttgggccGTTTAAATGATGAAGCGGGTTTAAAACATAATTTTCGATTATTTTTGTGTGATAATTTCACATGCGGCATTTGAAAAACTTTAAGCGACGAGGAGttaattcaaaataaagttctcgtaagatatttttaaatctttttccaGCAAGTATAGgcggtatttttgacccttttccctttgaAAAATCTATCCTAAGATGGGATTGTAATAACTTATGGGATCAATTGAGCTTCAACAGTGAACGAGATTTGGATCATGTGATGAATCGATATACCATAATTCAAGAGAGTTTTGTTAAGATTAGATACCAGCTTAACTTTCGTGGTTGTGGCAGAAACCAGCTTACCATAATTCTGTATGCTACTGTTGCTTtaccttcttttttatttccattTGCTTTTTTTCTTGGTCGGGCTACACTAATCTTAGATTATTAATGTTACGAAGTGGTGTAGTGGAATAATCTAACAAGGGCACGAGTGCACCACTTACATAACAAACATAACAGCCTGCCAATAATACGTAATATGTTGGGTCCAATCTATGTCAGCATATTTTAGTGAAAATAGTTCTATGCGTGACAAAAGCAAAAAGGGTTTCCGAAACAGTACTAGTAAAGGAGGATAGAAGAGATGAAATTTTATGTTTGTGGTCTATCAGCCAATGAAGTGAGTAAATTACCGAAAATAAGATTTAAATCTCAATAGTGATAAACGATATGCTAAAACGATTTCTTCTCATCTATCAATGTTTTGATAGTGGGGGAGCTAGGCAGAAGAAAGGGGAATTAGTTAATTGAATTTCCTTCCTTAACGAAAAATTGTACCATatgcaaaaaggaaaaatcctATTTTTCTTAGTTACATA
It includes:
- the LOC132031600 gene encoding uncharacterized protein LOC132031600 encodes the protein MREKRIRNDDPDGPITFNDEDMEGIAQPHNDALVISVLVNKFRIKRVLIDLGSSANIIRWRVIEQLGLLGQIMPAIRVLNGFNMACETTKGEITLQIKMAELRSIKFYVIEGDTGYNAFVKRTVDSPRKSGSLDYASY